A single Pieris rapae chromosome 2, ilPieRapa1.1, whole genome shotgun sequence DNA region contains:
- the LOC110995319 gene encoding probable ubiquitin carboxyl-terminal hydrolase 9, which yields MPVNSRPEKNQRVNRTKYSLSLSKNNAANLNRVVQKTISPVTNDQKENRPVKRPLRSTYQNTLNAAKKLKPLRETTLQAGSFVKATLEVLEPKTGGTAMLNGHHASDNQYGGPQSKTPIATLSNMGNTCFLNSVLYTLRYAPQFVHNLHHLVSDLGRVEQKLGSIRLKSSSLGRSAAGIASSGTRSWSSKDLLSLGQSDNNSAKSKIQVVTEKLHETYVNLRAGESKCINSGSNDSSPEAFAPDAFLSALRDVNSTFEGNRQQDAHELLVCILDNIRETCRALSARASRLQLQENGDSNGLGRAQNIEDGGKSLGNLRKSWKKRKDVKLNDKRTSPTEERAPSPSDPERDERSQPGWDFVAESFEGTMVVRTMCLECETVTEKAQAVCELCVPVGEDDSADEPFRAACLSSEYLRDQNKYWCERCLRYNEARRSVAYSRLPRLLVLQLKRFSGGMEKITRYAPTPLLMPCFCEPCSKRPPENSPTHRYVLWGVIMHFGQTLTGGHYVAYTRDNSQGDLKCDRETDNTTTNTGSSFMRTLFSRPRNQLTGCTAKECCVPRQRPEIGWLSCDDDVVKPISNEEFEDLLSPEPKTGSGSTPYLLFYVKSEVG from the exons ATGCCCGTAAACTCTAGACCGGAAAAGAATCAGAGAGTCAATAGAACTAAATATTCACTGTCTCTTAGTAAGAATAATGCTGCAAATCTGAACCGCGTAGTTCAGAAAACAATTTCCCCTGTAACTAACGATCAAAAAGAGAATAGGCCTGTTAAAAGACCTTTACGGAGTACCTATCaaaatacattgaatgctgCTAAAAAGTTGAAACCATTAAGAGAAACAACATTACAAGCAG GTTCATTTGTGAAAGCCACCCTCGAAGTGCTAGAACCAAAGACAGGTGGTACTGCCATGTTGAATGGCCACCATGCATCAGATAATCAGTATGGGGGTCCACAGTCAAAAACCCCTATTGCTACACTCTCAAATATGGGGAATACTTGTTTTCTCAATAGTGTCTTATATACATTGAG ATATGCCCCACAGTTTGTTCACAACCTGCATCATTTAGTCTCAGATTTGGGAAGGGTAGAACAAAAGCTTGGTAGCATCAGGTTAAAAAGTTCCTCCCTGGGTAGAAGTGCAGCAGGAATCGCTTCCTCGGGAACAAGGTCTTGGAGTAGTAAAGATTTACTTTCTTTGGGGCAGTCAGATAATAATTCAGCAAAAAGCAAAATTCAg GTGGTGACAGAGAAACTTCATGAGACTTATGTAAACCTTCGAGCGGGTGAAAGCAAATGTATCAACAGTGGCTCCAATGATTCTAGTCCAGAGGCCTTTGCGCCTGATGCTTTCTTATCTGCTTTGAGAGATGTTAACTCCACATTTGAAG GTAACAGACAACAAGATGCGCACGAGTTATTAGTGTGTATACTGGACAATATTCGTGAGACATGTCGCGCTTTGAGTGCGCGAGCGTCGCGGCTTCAGTTACAGGAGAATGGGGAcag caATGGCCTCGGTCGCGCCCAAAACATTGAAGATGGTGGCAAGTCATTAGGTAATCTACGCAAGTCGTGGAAGAAACGCAAGGATGTGAAGTTAAATGATAAACGGACTTCACCTACGGAGGAACGGGCGCCTTCGCCCTCTGATCCTGAGAGAGATGAGAGGTCACAACCGGGGTGGGATTTTGTCGCGGAAAGCTTTGAAg GTACCATGGTAGTACGGACAATGTGCCTGGAATGTGAGACTGTGACGGAGAAGGCTCAGGCGGTGTGCGAGCTTTGTGTTCCAGTTGGTGAAGACGATTCTGCCGATGAGCCCTTTCGTGCCGCTTGTCTTTCCAGCGAATATTTGCGCGATCAGAATAag TACTGGTGCGAGCGTTGTCTTCGCTACAATGAAGCCAGACGAAGTGTGGCCTACTCACGTCTACCCAGACTCTTAGTTCTCCAGCTGAAGCGATTTAGCGGTGGCATGGAAAAGATCACCCGGTATGCCCCCACCCCGCTGTTGATGCCGTGTTTTTGCGAACCCTGCTCTAAACGGCCCCCAGAAAATTCTCCTACacatag GTATGTCCTATGGGGGGTGATAATGCACTTTGGGCAAACATTAACTGGTGGTCACTATGTCGCATACACACGAGATAACTCCCAAGGAGACCTCAAATGTGACAGAGAGACTGATAACACTACAACTAACACTGGAAGCAGCTTCATGAGAACACTCTTCAGCAGACCCAGAAACCAACTAACTGGTTGTACGGCCAAAGAATGCTGTGTCCCAAGACAAAGGCCGGAGATTGGGTGGCTTTCGTGTGATGATGATGTGGTGAAACCAATCTCGAATGAGGAGTTTGAAGACCTGCTTTCGCCGGAACCCAAAACAGGGTCAGGATCTACACCATACCTTCTGTTCTATGTGAAAAGTGAAGTGGGCTAG
- the LOC110995308 gene encoding uncharacterized protein LOC110995308, with translation MSFDPNEPYIGYPPPPMPFVGIDPLPATPPTFPEPIEIPDPVEVDDPPPVDWAPASRQTAYTLLSRAYLAGKEGWDRSPLWAIRAYVENGLIPGKLAVLHNAAYVPLRGKEVPVHDFEVLCAKPDAVQWVPTMDDAIPNGAIPAGNTVDGEPLYLGRVKHRGSLTPGKVHPSHKRCYISYGGSEIGYRKYEILCEV, from the exons atgtctttcg ATCCAAACGAACCGTACATTGGCTACCCACCACCCCCGATGCCTTTCGTTGGCATCGACCCATTACCTGCAACACCACCCACGTTCCCGGAGCCTATTGAAATACCGGACCCAGTAGAAGTCGATGATC CTCCTCCAGTAGACTGGGCACCAGCATCTCGTCAGACCGCTTACACCCTTTTGAGCCGAGCATATTTAGCTGGTAAAGAGGGTTGGGATCGCAGCCCGTTATGGGCCATTAGGGCGTACGTAGAAAATGGTCTGATTCCTGGCAAGCTAGCCGTCTTGCACAACGCAGCATACGTACCATTACGAGGCAAGGAAGTACCCGTCCACGATTTTGAg GTCCTTTGCGCTAAACCAGACGCAGTCCAGTGGGTACCTACAATGGATGACGCGATTCCTAATGGGGCTATACCAGCCGGAAATACCGTTGATGGCGAGCCACTTTATCTTGGTAGAGTTAAACATAGAGGTTCTCTTACTCCAGGAAAA GTTCACCCAAGTCACAAGCGGTGCTACATTTCGTATGGAGGCTCAGAAATTGGTTACAGGAAATACGAGATACTATGTGAAGTCTAA
- the LOC110995309 gene encoding lactase-phlorizin hydrolase-like — protein MTRLSILMLAFCIAVAQCKWSERHSVRKFPEGFLFGTATASYQVEGAWNIDGKSENIWDHLTHTKPCEILDCSNGDIADDSYHLYKRDVEMMRELGLDYYRFSLSWTRILPTSFPDVVNQAGIDYYNNLINELLKHNIAPMITLYHWDLPQKLQTLGGWANPNIVDWFADFARVAFEHFGDRVKYWITINEPYQICNDGYGDDGLAPMLNMKGVAEYMCSKNLLMAHATAYHIYDKEYRDKWNGIVFVGYSAPWFEPESEEHEQAANDANDFMWAQYVHPIFSETGGYPQVMKERIAAKSAQQGFPRSRLIDFTPEEIEFVKGSADAFGLNHYVTLMVYRNESVDTMYDSPSFHDDAGIDMYTLPELQIGESQKVMATPWGFHKLLTAIRERYGNPPIYITENGLGTSTGLEDDHRVYYYREYLSAMLDAMEEGSDVRAYTAWSLLDNFEWKLGYMRRFGLYEVDYNSPDRTRTPRKSAYVYKEILRTRSLDHHYEPDMSAPLSIDEGHYRSILLLTFCIAVAQCKWTERHSVRKFPEGFLFGTATASYQVEGAWNIDGKSENIWDHLTHTKPCVIADCSNGDIADDSYHLYKRDVEMMRELGLDYYRFSLSWTRILPTSFPDVINQAGIDYYNNLINELLKHNIEPMITINHWDLPQKLQTLGGWANPNIVDWFADFARVAFEHFGDRVKYWITINEPYQICNDGYGDDGLAPMLNMKGVAEYMCSKNLLMAHATAYHIYDKEYRDKWNGIVFVGFSAQWYEPESEEHEQAANDANDFMWAQYVHPIFSETGGYPQVMKDRIAAKSAQQGYPRSRLIDFTPEEIEFVKGSADAFGLNHYLTLMVYRNESVDTMYDSPSFHDDAGAAQYTLPELQIGESQKVVATPWGFYKLLTAIRERYGNPPIYITENGLGTSTGLEDDHRVYYYREYLSAMLDAMEEGSDVRAYTAWSLLDNFEWKSGYTKRFGLYEVDYNSPDRTRTPRKSAYVYKEILRTRSLDHHYEPDMSAPLTIDEGH, from the exons ATGACCAGACTTAGTATACT tatgTTAGCGTTTTGTATTGCTGTGGCGCAATGCAAGTGGTCAGAGCGACATAGTGTGAGGAAATTTCCGGAAGGTTTCCTCTTTGGAACAGCCACTGCATCCTATCAAGTGGAGGGAGCTTGGAATATAGatg GCAAATCAGAAAATATCTGGGATCATTTGACACACACAAAACCATGTGAGATATTAGATTGTTCAAATGGCGACATTGCCGACGACTCCTACCACTTGTACAAAAGGGACGTTGAAATGATGAGAGAACTAGGTTTGGACTACTATAGATTTTCCCTTTCTTGGACTAGAATACTACCCACCAGCTTCCCCGATGTTGTCAACCAAGCTGGCATcgactattataataatttgatcaACGAACtattaaaacacaatattgCACCTATGATTACGCTTTACCATTGGGATCTGCCTCAGAAGCTGCAAACATTAGGAGGTTGGGCGAACCCTAATATAGTTGATTGGTTTGCTGATTTTGCTAGGGTAGCCTTCGAACATTTCGGAGATAGAGTGAAGTATTGGATCACAATAAACGAGCCCTACCAGATATGTAATGATGGATACGGCGATGACGGCTTGGCGCCGATGTTAAACATGAAAGGTGTAGCAGAGTACATGTGTTCAAAGAATTTGTTGATGGCTCATGCAACAGCCTAtcatatttatgataaagaATATAGAGACAAATGGAATGGCATCGTTTTTGTAGGATATAGTGCTCCCTGGTTTGAGCCTGAAAGTGAAGAACATGAACAGGCAGCTAATGATGCTAATGATTTTATG tgGGCTCAGTACGTGCATCCTATATTCTCTGAAACCGGAGGGTACCCACAAGTTATGAAAGAAAGGATTGCTGCTAAAAGCGCTCAGCAGGGCTTTCCTAGGAGTCGGCTCATTGATTTTACCCCAGAAGAAATTGAGTTCGTTAAGGGAAGCGCTGATGCATTTGGTCTTAATCATTACGTAACACTTATGGTATACAGAAATGAATCCGTTGATACTATGTATGATTCACCTTCATTTCACGATGATGCTGGTATAGATATGTACACTTTACCGGAACTGCAGATTGGAGAGTCCCAAAAAGTAAtg gccACACCATGGGGCTTTCACAAACTTCTGACTGCTATACGAGAAAGATATGGAAATCCACCCATATATATTACTGAGAATGGTTTAGGTACCAGTACTGGTCTGGAAGATGATCACCGAGTTTATTATTACCGGGAATATCTGTCAGCTATGTTAGACGCCATGGAGGAAGGGTCAGATGTCAGAGCATACACAGCCTGGAGTTTGCTGGATAACTTCGAATGGAAATTAGGTTATAT gAGAAGATTTGGTCTGTACGAGGTGGATTACAATAGTCCAGACCGCACACGCACTCCAAGAAAATCCGCGTATGTTTACAAAGAGATCCTTCGTACGCGCAGTTTGGACCATCACTATGAACCCGACATGTCGGCCCCACTTTCTATTGACGAGGgtcatta CCGTAGTATACT cttGTTAACGTTTTGTATTGCTGTGGCACAATGCAAGTGGACAGAGCGACATAGTGTGAGGAAATTTCCGGAAGGTTTCCTCTTTGGAACGGCGACTGCATCCTATCAAGTGGAGGGAGCTTGGAATATAGatg GCAAATCAGAAAATATCTGGGATCATTTGACACACACAAAACCATGTGTAATAGCAGATTGTTCAAATGGCGACATTGCCGACGACTCCTACCACTTGTACAAAAGGGATGTTGAAATGATGAGAGAACTAGGTTTGGACTACTATAGATTTTCCCTTTCTTGGACTAGAATACTACCCACCAGCTTCCCCGATGTTATCAACCAGGCTGGCATcgactattataataatttgatcaACGAACtattaaaacacaatattgAACCTATGATTACGATTAACCATTGGGATCTGCCTCAAAAGCTGCAAACATTAGGAGGTTGGGCGAACCCTAATATAGTTGATTGGTTTGCTGATTTTGCTAGGGTAGCCTTCGAACATTTCGGAGATAGAGTGAAGTATTGGATCACAATAAACGAGCCCTACCAGATATGTAATGATGGATACGGCGATGACGGCTTGGCGCCGATGTTAAACATGAAAGGTGTAGCAGAGTACATGTGTTCAAAGAATTTGTTGATGGCTCATGCAACAGCCTAtcatatttatgataaagaATATAGAGACAAATGGAATGGCATCGTTTTTGTAGGATTTAGTGCTCAGTGGTATGAGCCTGAAAGTGAAGAACATGAACAGGCCGCTAATGATGCTAATGATTTCATG TGGGCTCAGTACGTGCATCCTATATTCTCTGAAACCGGAGGGTACCCACAGGTTATGAAAGATAGGATTGCTGCTAAAAGCGCTCAGCAGGGCTATCCTAGGAGCCGGCTCATTGATTTTACCCCAGAAGAAATCGAGTTCGTTAAGGGAAGCGCTGATGCATTTGGTCTTAACCATTACTTAACTCTTATGGTATACAGAAATGAATCCGTTGATACTATGTATGATTCACCTTCATTTCACGATGATGCTGGTGCCGCCCAGTACACTTTACCGGAACTGCAGATTGGAGAGTCTCAAAAAGTAGTa gccACTCCATGGGGCTTTTACAAGCTTTTGACTGCTATACGAGAAAGATATGGAAATCCACCCATATATATTACGGAGAATGGTTTAGGTACCAGTACTGGTCTGGAAGATGATCACCGAGTTTATTATTACCGGGAATATCTGTCAGCTATGTTAGACGCCATGGAGGAAGGGTCGGATGTCAGAGCATACACAGCCTGGAGTTTGCTGGATAACTTCGAATGGAAATCAGGTTATAC gAAAAGATTTGGTCTGTACGAGGTGGATTACAATAGTCCAGACCGCACACGCACTCCAAGAAAATCCGCGTATGTTTACAAAGAGATACTTCGTACGCGCAGTTTGGACCATCACTATGAACCCGATATGTCGGCCCCACTTACTATTGACGAGGgtcattaa